The genomic stretch TGATGTAAAATACATCAGACCTTTTTACGCACTCAAGATAAACTTAGCTATGCTGCCAATTCGCTAGATAATTTTCCTGTTCCTCAGACAGTAGATCAATCTTCAATCCCAAAGTTCTTAACTTTAGCTCAGCCACTCGCTTATCTATCTCTAAGGGAACGGAATAAACTTTAGACTCTAAGGAATCCTTGGCAGTCGCCAAATAATGTAAGGCAAGAGCCTGTAAGGCAAAAGTCATATCCATGACCTCTGCAGGATGGCCATCCCCAGCAGCTAGGTTGACCAACCGGCCTTCAGCTAAGAGATATATTCGGCGACCATCCTGAAGTAGATATTCTTCAATATTGTTACGAACTTCGCGACAACTCTGCGCCATAGCCCTTAGTTGGACTTTATTCACTTCCACATCAAAATGACCGGCATTGGATAAGATCGCACCATCTTTCATCACTTGGAAATGTTCACCTGTAATCACGTCTTTATTCCCGGTAACCGTTACAAAAAAGTCGCCTAAGGGGGCAGCCTCAACCATAGGCATGACCTCGAAACCATCCATCCAGGCTTCATTGGCTTTAATCGGGTTGACTTCGCAGATGATGACTCGGGCACCAAGGCCCTTGGCTCTCATGGCAACACCTTTACCGCACCATCCATAGCCGACGACACAAACAGTTTTTCCGGCTACTACCAAATTGGTCGTGCGCATAATCCCATCCCATACCGATTGGCCGGTGCCATAACGATTATCAAATAAATACTTCATTTCAGCATCATTGACGGCAATCATGGGAAATGCCAATTCTCCATTCTTCTCCATTGCTCGTAAACGGAGAATCCCGGTGGTCGTTTCTTCGGCACCACCTTGGACCTTGCCGATTAATTCTCGGCGTTCTTTGTGAATGGTCGAGACTAAATCGCCACCATCATCGATAATGTAATCCGGGCCAAAATCCAGTGCCTTATGAAGGTGTTGATGATACTCCTCATCAGTTGCACCATACCAAGCGTGAGCATGAACACCTCCGGCCACTAAAGCAGCCACTACATCATCTTGGGTGGATAAAGGATTACTAGCCACCACTGTGACCTCCGCTCCACCTGCTTGAACAACTTTGGCAAGATAAGCTGTCTTCGCCTCTAAATGCAGGCAAATAGTTACTTTTTTACCTTTAAAGGGCAGAGTTCTCTCGAACTCCTCCCTCAAAGTATTTAATACAGGCATATGAGCTTTAACCCAGTCAATTTTCAATTGACCTTTTGTTGCCAAATTAATATCTCGTATTGTTGATTCCATAGTTCTCCCGGCTTAACCGGCCACCCCTTTTCCTCTTTATTCAGTTGTCTTAATGATGTCGGCTAATCGTTGAGCAATTTCAGTAAATTTTTCCGCTTCGTAATCCTCGATCTTGCCGAGGTCTGACATAGTCGCTAAAACTGGATCAATGGGTAGTTGTCCGAGATAGGGAATTTCGTTATTGGCAGCTTCCGTTTCTCCTTGAGGTTTACCAAAAATCTCAATCCTATCTTCACAATGAGGGCATGATACATAAGCCATATTTTCAATCAGGCCAAAGATGGGTGCATCGTATTTTTTCACCATATTGATAGCTTTACGAACAATCATTCCAGCTAATTGCTGAGGGCTGGTTACGATGACTACACCGGATACGGGCAAACTTTGCATCACCGTAATGGGTACGTCCCCAGTTCCCGGCGGTAGATCAATAAGTAAATAGTCCAGTTCTCCCCAGATGACATCGGCCCAGAACTGCTGTACAAGCTGGGTAATAATCGAACCTCTCCAGATAACCGGATCATCTTCGTTGGGGACCATTAGATTTAAGGACATGACCTTTATGCCATGTTGTGATTCTGCAGGAACGACTCCTGTCTCATTTATGTTAGCTTTGCCTTTTAAACCGAAAATCTTCGGAATACTTGGTCCAGTAATGTCCGCATCTAAGATACCCACCTTATAGCCTTTTCTCATTAAACTTACGGCAAGCATTGAAGTGACAGAGGATTTACCTACCCCCCCTTTGCCGCTCATAATAGCGATAACCTTTTTAATGTTACTAGCTTGTTGGGCTTTCGTTTTTTCTGGTTTAGCTGAACAACTACCTGTAGTACAGGTACTCGCAGATGAACATGAGCCGCATGCATCACTCATTTTTCTTCTTCCTTTCTTTTATGAATCTCGAAAAACCACTTTAATATAAATAGTGTCCCTTTCCATAACCTTTGTCAAGTTTGACTAATTTTTCAGGGACTTAACTCTAAAGAAGAGTCTCCAAGCGATCTAGGAGTCCTTTAAAGACCTGTAAAGCTTCTCTCACAGGTAGCGGTGTCTCCATATCCACCCCTGCCTTGCGCAATAACTCGATGGGATAGTCTGAGCTGCCGCTAGACAAAAATTCAAGATAACTCTTCACAGCGGGCTCTCCTTCCTCGAGAATCTTTCTGCCTAAGGCCGTAGCTGCTGAGAATCCCGTGGCATACTTATAAACATAGAATGCGTTGTAAAAATGAGGAATCCTCGCCCATTCTATAGCGATCTGAGGATCCATAACCACATCCGGACCATAATAATCCTCATTGAGTTTAAGATAGATACTAGACAACAAATCAGCAGTAAGAGCCTCCCCAGCTTCCACCATGGCATGGGTTTTCATTTCAAACTCCGCGAACATGGTTTGACGGAAAACAGTGCCACGAAATTGCTCTAGGTAATGATTTAATAAATAGGCTAGCAATTTCGGGTCTTCAGTTGTATTAAGTAA from Desulfitobacterium dichloroeliminans LMG P-21439 encodes the following:
- a CDS encoding adenosylhomocysteinase, with protein sequence MESTIRDINLATKGQLKIDWVKAHMPVLNTLREEFERTLPFKGKKVTICLHLEAKTAYLAKVVQAGGAEVTVVASNPLSTQDDVVAALVAGGVHAHAWYGATDEEYHQHLHKALDFGPDYIIDDGGDLVSTIHKERRELIGKVQGGAEETTTGILRLRAMEKNGELAFPMIAVNDAEMKYLFDNRYGTGQSVWDGIMRTTNLVVAGKTVCVVGYGWCGKGVAMRAKGLGARVIICEVNPIKANEAWMDGFEVMPMVEAAPLGDFFVTVTGNKDVITGEHFQVMKDGAILSNAGHFDVEVNKVQLRAMAQSCREVRNNIEEYLLQDGRRIYLLAEGRLVNLAAGDGHPAEVMDMTFALQALALHYLATAKDSLESKVYSVPLEIDKRVAELKLRTLGLKIDLLSEEQENYLANWQHS
- a CDS encoding Mrp/NBP35 family ATP-binding protein, producing MSDACGSCSSASTCTTGSCSAKPEKTKAQQASNIKKVIAIMSGKGGVGKSSVTSMLAVSLMRKGYKVGILDADITGPSIPKIFGLKGKANINETGVVPAESQHGIKVMSLNLMVPNEDDPVIWRGSIITQLVQQFWADVIWGELDYLLIDLPPGTGDVPITVMQSLPVSGVVIVTSPQQLAGMIVRKAINMVKKYDAPIFGLIENMAYVSCPHCEDRIEIFGKPQGETEAANNEIPYLGQLPIDPVLATMSDLGKIEDYEAEKFTEIAQRLADIIKTTE